In Daphnia pulex isolate KAP4 chromosome 7, ASM2113471v1, one genomic interval encodes:
- the LOC124197837 gene encoding alpha-1-inhibitor 3-like, with the protein MTNITKLLVFLLWRATLTMAMQGYLLTGPKSLLSNSVETFCVSIEGSHTTANCTLDLMAREGDEVYASHNHRMKGPKDCIKLSVPMTGETSGRLRWRMRFENLPDYTVDSIKEVAIRQLETIHLIQTDKAWYTPGQLVRFRILSLNHILYPLLDLIKRVWVEDPTGATIVQWTNLTTVHGLHQLELQLSVEPVQGVWKIQMERESHERGVRYFEVREYVLPKFEVNINAPPFISYNQDGDRSVQKIIISVCAKYSYGQPVRGNVKANFKVKSDSRYGFRRNFMSTVPVVDFDRSGVLNGDTGCFNFKVSGDEIGISSYTGSIQKTFQVLAIVTEQGTGIEMNSTWSTEIQRQTMSIDIATWSSSTFKSGLPYYGKIKVTTADNQPAVGTSVEICANPTIANSDVKEENIHRRPSVKRPSVSNTPKYCSLRETDANGFVSFELLPTEPEITEYNIKATIPNRRKRRAVGPQLDVIAETQFNIRSLYSPSNSSMVFVPPPNYPKDVPCLSVLPVKLYFTADKDINFNVHYIVMARGDVMQTGVKQVKFREEDNIDLSLGETLLNKRSDNGGSESESDVESSLKPVGDLEFEIEIVPELAPKMSLLAYYVRDDREVVTAHIDIPIENCFPNPVKFSWSSKKKQPGQNVTMNLKASAGSICGYSVVDRSVTYARPDLQLSESNIYSWLPGLHIPAGSYPQQVTPDWKYCEKKNEQSGRTFDDDLRRRKRSFFIGHFTAQFKDAMEAFDHAGVLVMSDLNIETRPCSEESRIFPMYLMRRGGLLKKMQAEVPSERNIQAIYAESRTFVQATEDVNSYDNVVDLKSTVSARSYFPETWLWDLVHLNSQGEYGKAVTLPHTITTWVGRALCVSESQGFGMSSSANIEAFQPFFVELHLPYSVKRTEKLQLKISVFNYAPHPLPIRLTLAYSEQFELMNVSDSVLLCVPARDSVVHHFLIHAIEMGTHNVSAFATIDDNYPGDCGPEILPSASDNVIKELLVVPEGFPVERVHSHMACPKDFDEDKTIVWDLALPDDLVEGSARAWVTAVGDLMGPALQGLSGLVRLPMGCGEQNMILFTPNIYVTKYLEATNQLEPSFKTKAVNFMKSGYQRELTYRHDDGSYSAFGKSDENGSLWLTAFVVKSFAASRRYIHIDDNELQTSVHWLQSKQLENGCFPVIGTVLHRDLKGGLAENEENLAPLTAFTLISLLEMYTEDSGKSAERKKTASLVNKLLKNTLPCLEPDETEMDDVYTRALTAYALALAGQSDASRQHIDWLMARAQSNHSLLWWQKPESGPALNVEMTSYVLLSLVKLGSNQDLLKARSIVRWLSKQRNSEGGFVSTQDTVVALQAIAAYASLIGTQTVDMEILVTAGEFENYARIREHDRLVQRRIDLPSPLATEVHIATVGDGTGCAVLQATLRYNVRTPPPSAAFHLNVSNVPVQNDAGQKNKCQQQVVVCSRYLGSKHEESNMALIEIGFVSGFEVDKASLNKKTLPGVKRHEIKGDTVVLYFDQISAHSDVCVSVVAQHVFKVNDAKDANVKIYDYYQPEHSKTVAYNLPSSCFSSNENPQQPPSLADASSMTLLSPMLQPAPTSSALLSDVVIVEPIQEVASKKSPGSPQELIQVTRSAQTNAVANGRNRTVRRNNFESDNFDLSVADREEGPIPAFVLPGHIRGCPRCVTDTPKDLKMLYCQSKSVYLAETRPARGHRLRLVNNVSLQYARFVKMNSSVDMLLEPNCQCSFFQQGTSNRTVLVLGLPSSPLPSPPAKLVVGPELLIIDSNPKQINIKSMRNKCDQTLP; encoded by the exons ATGACGAACATCACCAAATTATTAGTGTTCTTGCTATGGAGGGCTACCTTAACGATGGCGATGCAAGGATATCTACTCACTGGACCGAAAAGTCTCCTGTCTAACAGCGTCGAGACATTTTGTGTCTCTATTGAAGGCAGCCACACCACAGCTAATTGCACTCTGGATCTAATGGCCAGAGAGGGTGACGAAGTTTACGCTTCACACAATCATCGTATGAAAG GTCCGAAAGATTGCATCAAATTGTCGGTGCCTATGACTGGCGAAACGAGTGGCCGCTTGCGTTGGCGAATGCGTTTCGAAAATTTGCCCGATTACACAGTGGACAGCATCAAGGAAGTGGCTATAAGGCAACTCGAGACCATCCACTTGATTCAGACTGATAAAGCTTGGTACACTCCAGGCCAGCTGGTCCGCTTCAGAATACTTAGTCTGAATCACATCCTGTATCCTCTACTAGACCTG ATTAAGCGCGTCTGGGTGGAGGATCCGACTGGGGCGACTATAGTCCAATGGACAAATTTGACCACCGTTCACGGTCTTCATCAGTTGGAACTCCAACTTTCTGTGGAGCCCGTTCAA GGGGTGTGGAAGATTCAAATGGAACGAGAGTCACATGAAAGAGGCGTACGATATTTCGAAGTGCGCGAATACGTTCTGCCCAAATTTGAAGTTAACATCAATGCTCCACCGTTTATCTCCTACAACCAGGATGGGGATCGATCTGTTCAGAAAATTATCATCTCCGTCTGTGCAAA ATATAGTTATGGCCAACCAGTCAGAGGCAACGTGAAAGCtaactttaaagttaaatCAGATTCTCGGTATGGTTTCCGCCGGAATTTCATGTCAACAGTTCCCGTCGTTGATTTTGACAGGAGTGGTGTTTTGAATGGGGACACTGGTTGCTTCAACTTTAAAGTGTCGGGTGATGAAATTGGCATCTCTTCTTACACCGGATCTATTCAAAAGACTTTCCAA GTCCTGGCGATTGTGACTGAACAGGGTACAGGGATCGAAATGAACAGCACGTGGAGTACCGAAATCCAGCGTCAAACAATGTCGATTGACATTGCCACatggagcagcagcacttttAAAAGCGGTCTACCTTACTACGGGAAAATCAAAGTGACTACGGCTGATAATCAACCGGCAGTCGGCACCTCCGTTGAAATTTGCGCCAATCCCACGATCGCCAACAGTGACGTCAAAGAAGAGAATATCCATCGCAGGCCCAGCGTGAAGCGTCCAAGCGTCAGCAACACGCCAAAGTATTGCTCTCTTCGTGAGACAGATGCCAACGGATTTGTCAGTTTCGAATTGCTTCCTACTGAGCCGGAAATAACAGAGTACAATATCAAA GCAACGATACCAAACAGGAGGAAGCGCCGAGCTGTGGGTCCTCAGCTGGATGTCATCGCTGAAACTCAGTTCAATATCCGCAGTCTCTATTCGCCCAGTAATAGCTCCATGGTCTTCGTTCCGCCTCCTAATTATCCGAAAGATGTCCCCTGTCTTTCGGTGCTTCCGGTCAAGCTCTACTTCACCGCAGATAAGGATATCAACTTTAACGTTCACTACATT GTGATGGCCAGGGGTGACGTCATGCAAACGGGCGTGAAACAAGTCAAATTCCGCGAGGAAGACAACATCGATTTGAGTTTGGGTGAAACGCTGCTCAACAAGCGAAGTGATAATGGTGGGTCAGAATCCGAGTCTGACGTCGAATCTTCATTGAAACCCGTCGGCGACTTggaatttgaaatcgaaatcgTTCCCGAATTGGCCCCTAAAATGTCCTTGCTGGCCTATTATGTCCGGGATGACAGAGAAGTGGTCACTGCTCACATTGACATACCGATTGAAAACTGCTTCCCAAATCCA gtgaaATTTTCTTGGTCGTCCAAGAAAAAGCAACCCGGTCAAAATGTGACGATGAATTTGAAAGCTAGCGCTGGTTCCATTTGCGGTTATTCTGTCGTCGATCGAAGTGTCACTTACGCAAGACCGGATCTACAGTTATCCGAATCAAACATTTACAGTTGGTTGCCCGGCCTGCACATTCCTGCTGGTAGTTATCCCCAGCAAGTCACACCTGACTGGAAATACTGTGAAAAAA aaaatgaacagTCGGGTCGTACTTTTGATGATGATCTTCGTCGCCGGAAGCGATCATTTTTTATCGGACACTTTACCGCCCAATTCAAAGACGCCATGGAAGCTTTTGAT CATGCTGGAGTGCTGGTTATGTCTGATTTAAACATTGAAACTCGACCGTGCTCAGAGGAGTCGAGGATTTTCCCAATGTACCTCATGCGTCGTGGAGGATTACTAAAGAAAATGCAGGCCGAAGTACCTTCCG AGAGAAACATCCAAGCAATCTATGCTGAATCAAGGACGTTTGTTCAAGCGACCGAAGATG ttAATTCATACGACAACGTGGTCGATTTGAAATCAACCGTCAGTGCTCGTTCTTACTTTCCTGAAACCTGGCTCTGGGATTTGGTTCATCTCAA TTCTCAAGGAGAATACGGCAAAGCAGTCACCCTCCCTCATACGATTACCACATGGGTCGGTCGAGCCCTTTGCGTCTCCGAGTCTCAGGGTTTCGGCATGAGCTCATCCGCAAACATCGAAGCCTTCCAGCCTTTCTTCGTCGAACTGCATTTGCCTTACTCGGTGAAACGAACTGAGAAGCTGCAGCTCAAGATTTCCGTGTTCAATTACGCGCCTCATCCGTTGCCTATTCGATTGACGCTGGCCTACTCGGAGCAGTTCGAATTGATGAACGTCTCCGACTCTGTGCTGCTCTGCGTCCCGGCCAGAGACAGTGTGGTTCATCATTTCCTTATCCACGCCATCGAGATGGGCACGCACAACGTTTCCGCCTTCGCCACCATTGACGACAACTATCCAGGAGACTGTGGCCCGGAAATTCTGCCAAGTGCGAG CGATAATGTGATTAAGGAACTGCTCGTTGTACCAGAAGGTTTCCCCGTTGAACGCGTTCATTCTCACATGGCTTGTCCTAAAG atttTGACGAAGATAAAACAATTGTCTGGGATTTAGCTTTACCCGATGATCTAGTGGAAGGATCGGCAAGAGCCTGGGTGACTGCCGTTGGTGACCTTATGGGACCTGCATTACAG GGTTTGTCGGGTCTCGTCCGTCTTCCGATGGGTTGTGGCGAGCAAAACATGATCCTTTTCACTCCTAATATCTACGTCACTAAATATTTGGAGGCTACTAATCAACTGGAACCTTCATTCAAGACTAAAGCCGTTAACTTCATGAAAAGCG GATATCAACGTGAGCTCACGTACCGGCACGACGACGGTTCCTATTCGGCGTTCGGTAAATCGGACGAGAATGGTTCTCTGTGGCTGACGGCTTTTGTTGTCAAATCATTCGCCGCCTCACGCCGTTACATTCACATCGACGACAATGAACTTCAAACGTCCGTCCACTGGCTTCAATCTAAACAGCTGGAAAATGGATGTTTCCCCGTCATTGGCACTGTGCTCCATCGAGATTTGAAG GGTGGATTGGCGGAAAACGAAGAGAATTTAGCGCCGCTGACAGCGTTCACATTAATTTCACTTTTGGAAATGTACACCGAAGATTCGGGCAAAAGTGCGGAACGGAAAAAAACGGCGTCACTTGTGAACAAGTTATTGAAAAATACGTTACCCTGTCTGGAACCCGACGAGACTGAAATGGACGATGTGTACACCAGAGCTTTGACTGCCTACGCTCTAGCATTGGCCGGCCAGTCTGACGCTTCACGACAGCACATTGATTGGCTAATGGCTCGCGCCCAAAGCAATCATTCATTACTTTGGTGGCAGAAACCCG AAAGTGGACCGGCTCTGAATGTTGAGATGACGTCGTACGTGTTATTAAGCTTGGTCAAACTTGGCAGTAACCAAGATTTACTGAAGGCCCGTTCCATTGTTCGCTGGCTCTCCAAGCAGCGCAATAGCGAAGGAGGATTTGTTTCGACTCAGGACACTGTCGTCGCCCTTCAG GCTATTGCAGCATACGCTTCGCTTATCGGCACCCAGACAGTCGATATGGAAATACTCGTCACAGCGGGAGAGTTTGAGAATTATGCTCGAATTCGTGAACACGACCGTCTAGTGCAGCGCCGGATCGATCTCCCGTCTCCTTTGGCAACCGAGGTCCATATTGCCACTGTTGGCGACGGAACTGGCTGTGCTGTCCTCCAG GCTACTCTTCGCTACAACGTCCGCACACCACCTCCATC aGCCGCATTTCATTTAAATGTCAGTAACGTGCCTGTGCAAAACGAtgctggccaaaaaaacaaatgtcaacAGCAGGTAGTGGTTTGCAGCCGATATCTCGGATCCAAACATGAAGAATCCAACATGGCGCTAATCGAAATCGGATTCGTTTCCGGCTTTGAAGTTGACAAGGCATCACTGAAT aaaaaaacactTCCTGGAGTGAAACGTCACGAAATCAAGGGCGACACGGTGGTCCTTTATTTCGACCAGATTTCTGCTCATAGTGATGTATGCGTTTCTGTAGTCGCTCAACATGTATTTAAGGTGAACGACGCCAAGGACGCCAACGTCAAAATCTATGACTATTATCAACCTGAGCACAGCAAAACTGTCGCTTATAATCTACCTAGCA GCTGTTTTTCGTCCAACGAAAACCCGCAGCAGCCACCTTCATTGGCGGATGCTAGTTCCATGACACTTCTCTCTCCTATGCTCCAACCAGCCCCGACATCATCGGCGTTGTTATCTGATGTCGTCATAGTTGAACCCATACAAGAAGTTGCCAGTAAGAAATCACCGGGTTCACCGCAAGAACTTATTCAAGTAACGCGCTCTGCTCAAACAAACGCAGTGGCGAATGGCAGAAACCGCACAGTACGAAGGAATAACTTTGAGAGtgataattttgatttaagcGTTGCTGATAGAGAGGAAGGCCCTATTCCAGCCTTCGTGCTCCCAG GTCACATTCGGGGTTGCCCGCGCTGCGTAACAGATACACCGAAGGATCTTAAAATGTTATATTGCCAATCGAAATCAGTTTACCTGGCTGAAACTCGACCAGCGCGCGGTCATCGACTACGACTAGTAAACAATGTTTCGTTGCAATACGCTCGATTCGTTAAAATGAATTCATCGGTCGATATGCTTCTCGAGCCCAACTGCCAATGCAGCTTTTTCCAGCAAG gTACCAGCAATCGAACTGTATTGGTCCTTGGTCTCCCCTCGTCACCGCTTCCTTCTCCTCCTGCTAAATTGGTTGTTGGACCAGAACTTTTGATTATCGACTCCAACCCCAAGCAAATCAATATTAAATCAATGCGCAACAAATGCGACCAAACGTTACCTTGA
- the LOC124197844 gene encoding 40S ribosomal protein S20-like: protein MAYKDTGKPVAEEAVIHKIRITLTSRNVPSLEKVCSELVGAAKDKNLRVKGPVRMPTKTLRITTRKTPCGEGSKTWDRFQMRIHKRIIDLQSPAEIVKQITSFSIEPGVEVEVTIADA, encoded by the exons ATG GCCTACAAGGACACTGGTAAACCGGTGGCTGAAGAGGCTGTAATTCACAAGATCCGAATTACATTGACATCCCGCAATGTTCCATCTCTCGAGAAAG TGTGCTCCGAGTTGGTTGGTGCTGCTAAGGACAAGAACCTCCGCGTGAAGGGACCCGTCCGCATGCCTACCAAGACTCTGCGCATCACTACTCGTAAGACTCCTTGTGGTGAGGGATCAAAGACTTGGGACAG ATTCCAAATGCGTATTCACAAACGCATCATTGATCTCCAGAGCCCAGCTGAGATCGTTAAGCAGATCACATCTTTCTCGATTGAGCCTGGCGTCGAGGTTGAAGTTACCATTGCTGACGCTTAA
- the LOC124198561 gene encoding valine--tRNA ligase-like has translation MFLRIFIIFTCVKKHGNSEKACCYCEFQFSSTLFFKTTGLPKMWKRAPKQLFPLSYRSCATINLPKNVNSDMPKAYSPALVEGKWYEWWESNSFFKQHRPLSSSEKFSMVLPPPNITGSLHIGHALTCAIQDSLVCWNRMNGKDTYWFPGCDHAGIATQAIVEKNLKSQNLTREQLGRDKFVEEIWKWKHEKQDIIYQQLKGLGSTLNWDKAVFTMDPKLCYAVNEAFIRLHQKGKIYRKESLVNWSCQLRSAISDIEVDHQSIDGPQGISVPGYDKPVTFGYIYKFDYKLSDSDERIAVSTTRPETILGDMAIAVNPEDVRYSKYIGRSVVHPIRHDKLPIIADSMVDQEFGTGAVKVTPAHDQKDYEIAVRHGIEMLSIFDNQGIANKNCSEFSGLPRFELREKMIQFLRDNNLLNSILPHQMSVPRCSRSGDVIEPLLRPQWFVDTQEMAQRAMEAVKSGNLKIHPPHFENVWFEWLGNIRDWCISRQLWWGHRVPAYRFAGENDATWIAAHNFQQAVELAKHQNLPFSTVSQDEDVLDTWFSSSLFPFSVCGWPEQTIDLKNLFPLNLMETGHDILFFWVARMVMMSLELTGELPFKEVLLHGIICDSQGRKMSKSLGNVIDPLDIVYGSSLKCLEDQLESSLKKGHLSSKEFEKAMAEKRVTFPDGIPQTGSDALRFTLCSYNVKSHFINLDMATLKKNRLFCNKIWQATRFLFQLLDETFPQKSSNDIYLRKDPNHSSLMNQWIMNGLDKMVSQVNSALSRYDFHHATDALYTFLYGSLCDVYLEAIKPLTGVDKQESAHVLAICLDVALRCLAPFMPFLSEELYQRLHKKLADHGIQSPRSMSILIAKYPVKDEFAIWKNAELEQNVDLILRVVTELRNVKVEYGLAKSKPEAILICSSENILSKSDQYSKLMATIGGLESVTICEERRLQNSKEKVWVSRTVDSCSVHVNIAGMVDLRAELKKNQDKMRKLIDKLARMEANMNSSSYQLSAPSHVQEIHRQKADSLRNEINSLKLYAQKLDEL, from the exons atgtttcttcGGATTTTTATTATCTTTACTTGTGTTAAAAAACATGGCAACAGTGAAAAAGCATGTTGCTATTGTGAGTTTCAGTTTTCGTCtactttgtttttcaaaacaacCGGCCTTCCTAAAATGTGGAAACGGGCCCCTAAACAACTATTTCCCTTATCATACAGATCTTGTGCTACAATAAATTTACCAAAAA ATGTCAATAGTGATATGCCGAAAGCTTATTCGCCTGCCTTAGTAGAAGGAAAGTGGTATGAATGGTGGGAGTCTAACTCATTTTTTAAGCAGCATAGGCCTTTATCATCCAGTGAAAAGTTTTCCATGGTTCTTCCTCCACCAAACATTACTGGTAGTCTCCATATTGGACATGCCTTAACATGTGCCATTCAGGATTCTCTAGTTTGCTG GAATAGAATGAATGGGAAAGATACATACTGGTTTCCAGGATGTGACCATGCTGGAATAGCTACACAAGCTATAgttgagaaaaatttgaaatctcaaAACCTGACACGTGAGCAGCTGGGTCGTGACAAATTTGTTGAAGAAATTTGGAAGTGGAAACATGAAAAACAAGACATCATTTATCAGCAGTTAAAAGGATTAGGTTCAACCTTGAATTGGGACAAAGCAGTCTTTACAATGGATCCA AAACTTTGTTATGCAGTTAATGAAGCGTTTATTCGACTtcaccaaaaaggaaaaatttatcgGAAGGAAAGCCTAGTGAATTGGTCTTGTCAGTTGCGATCTGCCATTTCAGACATCGAAGTTGATCACCAGTCGATTGATGGGCCACAGGGAATATCTGTCCCAGGATATGATAAACCAGTCACATTCGGGTATATTTATAAGTTTGACTACAAATTGTCCGACTCCGATGAACGTATTGCGGTGTCCACGACTAGACCag AAACTATTTTGGGTGATATGGCAATCGCAGTCAATCCTGAAGACGTACGCTACAGCAAATACATCGGTAGATCAGTTGTTCATCCAATTCGCCACGATAAATTACCTATTATTGCTGATTCTATGGTTGATCAGGAATTTGGAACAG GTGCTGTAAAGGTTACTCCGGCACATGATCAAAAAGATTATGAAATAGCAGTGCGTCATGGTATTGAAATGCTTAGCATTTTCGACAATCAGGGAATAGCAAATAAAAACTGCAGCGAATTCAGC GGACTACCTCGGTTTGAACTGAGGGAAAAGATGATACAATTTTTACGCGATAATAACCTGTTGAACAGTATTTTACCTCACCAAATGAGTGTACCACGGTGTAGTCGATCTGGCGATGTAATTGAACCCCTTTTAAGACCGCAG tggTTCGTTGACACACAAGAGATGGCGCAAAGAGCCATGGAAGCGGTCAAAAGtggcaatttaaaaattcatcctCCTCATTTTGAAAACGTCTGGTTTGAATGGCTCGGCAATATTAGAGATTGGTGCATCTCGCGTCAACTTTGGTGGGGTCATCGTGTACCTGCATATCGTTTTGCTGGAGAAAATGATGCAACTTGGATCGCAGCGCATAATTTCCAGCAAGCTGTCGAACTCGCCAAACATCAAAATCTTCCCTTTTCAACAGTCAGTCAAGATGAAGACGTACTCGATACGTGGTTTTCTTCGTcgctctttcctttttcagtCTGTGGATGGCCTGAACAA ACGATTGATCTCAAAAATTTATTCCCACTTAATTTGATGGAAACAGGACACGACATTCTATTTTTCTGGGTTGCTCGTATGGTAATGATGAGTCTGGAACTAACCGGAGAGTTACCATTCAAG GAAGTTCTTTTGCACGGCATCATTTGCGATAGTCAAGGGCGCAAAATGTCAAAATCTTTGGGGAATGTGATCGATCCGTTGGATATAGTTTATGGTTCATCCCTAAAA TGCTTGGAAGATCAACTGGAATCCAGCCTCAAAAAAGGGCATCtttcttcaaaagaatttgaaaaggcTATGGCAGAAAAGAGGGTTACATTTCCTGACGGAATACCACAAACAGGATCTGACGCTTTGAGATTTACCCTTTGCTCCTACAAtgttaaaa GTCATTTTATTAACCTGGACATGGcaactttaaagaaaaaccgcCTTTTTTGCAACAAAATATGGCAGGCTACTCGGTTTTTGTTTCAGCTTTTGGATGAAACATTTCCGCAAAAAAGCTCAAACGACATTTATTTGCGAAAGGATCCGAACCATTCGTCCCTCATGAATCAATGGATTATGAATGGCCTGGATAAAATGGTCAGCCAAGTCAACAGTGCATTGTCGAGATACGATTTCCATCACGCCACGGATGCACTCTACACTTTTTTGTATGGGAGTCTTTGCGATGTTTACCTAGAAGCTATCAAACCTTTAACTGGGGTGGATAAACAAGAATCTGCCCATGTTCTTGCAATTTGCTTAGATGTGGCACTTCGCTGTTTGGCCCCTTTTATGCCTTTTCTTA GCGAAGAGCTTTATCAGCGCCTGCATAAGAAACTTGCCGATCATGGAATCCAATCGCCACGATCCATGAGCATTCTTATTGCTAAATATCCCGTGAAAGATGAG TTTGCTATATGGAAAAATGCCGAGCTTGAACAAAATGTCGATTTAATCTTACGGGTCGTCACAGAATTACGAAATGTGAAAGTGGAGTACGGATTAGCCAAGTCAAAGCCAGAAg ccaTCCTCATCTGCTCAtccgaaaatattttaagtaAAAGCGATCAGTATTCCAAGCTTATGGCAACTATTGGTGGACTGGAATCTGTGACTATTTGTGAGGAGCGGCGTCTACaaaattcgaaagaaaaagtctggGTATCTCGTACAGTTGACAGTTGCTCTGTACATGTCAATATTGCAGGGATGGTTGATCTGCGAGCGGAGcttaagaaaaatcaagataaGATGAGGAAACTTATCGATAAACTTGCTCGGATGGAAGCTAATATGAACTCATCTTCATACCAACTGAGTGCCCCTTCTCATGTGCAAGAAATTCACCGACAAAAAGCTGACTCGTTGCGAAACGAAATTAACAGTTTAAAATTATATGCCCAAAAGTTAGACGAACTGTAA
- the LOC124197842 gene encoding uncharacterized protein LOC124197842: protein MSNFLTSITHEIASYIECTGTVTRNIFQFIAWVGKLLLQSITFIIDNLLYCMLNFADGLTAAKNDFVLFLWDVNDVYEALLKFVSDTGDFVIHVFLSCLNSFQRCMTQIHLLIYAVFDSVFNFLINALLNAKALLILIGDGTLFLVQLGPVLLFSVFCGISSAITWTFQLVWHYTCQIANGILTCFKSVHYELIDIPPSSMFGVLLALLISLVFFYFLKSIVFYWRKMTTLISEKSWLHMPKFRRPNMLQRSGKVEQDNSSNIHLLRQLEQEREDKLCIVCHDHLKCVILLPCRHFCLCQTCVSIIRETDSSCPLCRRYVVDSMKVYT, encoded by the coding sequence atgtcaaattttttaactagtATCACACACGAGATTGCAAGCTACATAGAATGCACGGGAACAGTAACGcgaaatattttccaattcatTGCGTGGGTTGGAAAATTGTTGCTGCAATCCATAACTTTCATCATCGACAACCTTCTCTATTGTATGCTCAATTTTGCTGATGGCCTTACAGCAGCGAAAAATGACTTTGTCTTATTTCTTTGGGATGTAAATGATGTGTATGAAGCCTTGCTCAAGTTTGTAAGCGATACTGGAGATTTCGTTATCCATGTATTTTTAAGTTGCTTGAATTCCTTTCAGAGATGTATGACTCAGATCCACCTCTTGATTTATGCTGTGTTTGATAGTGTGTTTAACTTCCTGATCAATGCCCTCCTCAATGCTAAAGCCTTATTGATACTTATTGGCGATGGCACACTGTTCTTAGTACAGCTAGGACCTGTTCTTTTGTTCTCTGTCTTTTGTGGAATTTCTTCAGCCATCACTTGGACTTTTCAACTAGTGTGGCACTATACGTGTCAGATAGCAAATGGCATTCTTACCTGTTTTAAAAGTGTACACTATGAGCTGATTGATATTCCACCCTCATCTATGTTTGGAGTGTTGCTTGCCTTGCTCAtttctttggttttcttttactttttgaagTCCATTGTGTTTTATTGGCGAAAGATGACAACTTTAATATCGGAAAAATCTTGGTTGCATATGCCGAAGTTTAGAAGACCAAATATGTTGCAACGAAGTGGAAAAGTAGAACAGGACAACTCCTCCAATATTCACCTACTCCGCCAATTGGAACAGGAACGAGAAGACAAATTGTGTATTGTTTGTCATGATCATTTGAAGTGTGTCATTCTACTCCCGTGTCGTCACTTTTGCTTATGCCAGACCTGCGTGTCAATCATACGAGAAACAGATTCGAGCTGCCCACTGTGCCGTCGTTATGTAGTCGATAGTATGAAAGTATACACCTGA